The following are encoded together in the Streptomyces rapamycinicus NRRL 5491 genome:
- a CDS encoding flavodoxin family protein, translated as MTDPVRISIACHGGRGHTARLGEAVRTGASRVPHTEVTSVQVDRITDQEWHRLDDADAIIFGAPTYMGTASSAFHTFAEASARRWLTRRWQDKLAAGFTNSGSMAGDKAGTLGYFATFAAQHGMLWVSLGLAPGWNSSSGSEFDLNRLGFHQGAAAQSPVDDRTGTVHKSDLATAEHLGHRVAELTRTVVAGRRALES; from the coding sequence TTGACCGACCCGGTTCGCATCTCGATCGCCTGTCACGGCGGACGTGGTCACACCGCCAGGCTGGGTGAGGCCGTACGGACCGGCGCCAGCCGGGTTCCGCACACCGAGGTCACCTCTGTCCAGGTCGACCGGATCACCGATCAGGAATGGCATCGGCTGGACGACGCCGACGCGATCATCTTCGGTGCCCCGACCTATATGGGCACGGCCTCATCGGCCTTCCACACCTTCGCGGAGGCGAGCGCCAGGCGCTGGCTCACCCGCCGCTGGCAGGACAAACTGGCCGCCGGATTCACCAACTCCGGCTCGATGGCCGGGGACAAGGCCGGCACCCTGGGCTATTTCGCCACCTTCGCCGCCCAGCACGGCATGCTCTGGGTCAGCCTCGGCCTGGCACCCGGCTGGAACTCCTCCTCCGGCAGCGAGTTCGACCTGAACCGGCTCGGTTTCCACCAGGGCGCCGCCGCGCAGTCCCCCGTGGACGACAGAACGGGGACGGTGCACAAATCCGACCTCGCCACCGCGGAACACCTCGGGCACCGGGTCGCGGAGCTCACCCGGACCGTCGTCGCGGGCAGACGAGCGCTGGAGTCGTGA
- a CDS encoding IS110 family transposase, giving the protein MYDELAEGNVPEIWAGVDIGKTHHHAVVINAEGKRLLSRRVQNDETELLALIGDVLEISRDVLWAVDLNHGGAALLIGLLISHGQPVAYLTGLAVHRASATYRGEGKTDAKDAFVIADQARVRRDLGLLRPGDEIAVDLRTLTTRRLDAVFDRTRQINRLRAQLLEIFPALERSLELTNHGPVVLLTGFQTPAAIRRAGVNRIETWLKNRRVRGAAALAKTVVEAAQAQHTALPGEKLAAAMVVRLAKGVMALDEEISELNALIEGRFREHPHAEVIRSLPGMGTKLAAEFIAATGGDMDAFASSDRLAGFAGLAPRPRDSGRVSGNMRRPRRYHRGLLRTMYLSAMVSLRCCPASKAYYDRKRNEGKGHKQALLALARRRLNVLWAMIRDGECFHASPPVTGAA; this is encoded by the coding sequence ATGTACGACGAGCTGGCGGAGGGGAACGTGCCCGAGATCTGGGCCGGAGTGGACATCGGCAAGACCCATCACCATGCGGTGGTGATCAACGCGGAGGGCAAGCGTCTGCTGTCCCGCCGAGTCCAGAACGACGAGACCGAGCTCCTCGCTCTGATCGGCGACGTCCTGGAGATATCGCGGGATGTGCTGTGGGCGGTGGATCTCAACCATGGTGGTGCCGCGCTGCTGATCGGCCTGCTGATCAGCCACGGCCAGCCGGTCGCCTACCTCACCGGCCTGGCGGTCCACCGTGCTTCCGCCACCTACCGCGGCGAGGGCAAGACGGACGCGAAGGACGCCTTCGTCATCGCCGACCAGGCTCGCGTTCGCCGTGACCTCGGCCTGCTGAGGCCCGGCGACGAGATCGCCGTCGACCTGCGCACCCTGACTACCCGTCGTCTGGACGCAGTCTTCGACCGCACTCGCCAGATCAACCGCCTGCGTGCCCAACTCCTGGAGATCTTCCCTGCGTTGGAGCGGTCCTTGGAGCTGACGAACCACGGTCCGGTGGTGCTGCTGACCGGCTTCCAGACCCCGGCGGCGATCCGTCGTGCGGGCGTGAACCGGATCGAGACGTGGCTTAAGAACCGCAGGGTCCGAGGTGCCGCCGCACTGGCGAAGACGGTGGTGGAGGCCGCCCAGGCTCAGCACACCGCGCTCCCCGGCGAGAAGCTGGCCGCTGCCATGGTGGTCCGCCTCGCGAAGGGGGTGATGGCCCTCGACGAGGAGATCTCCGAGCTCAACGCCCTCATCGAGGGCCGGTTTCGCGAGCATCCGCACGCCGAGGTGATCCGCAGCCTGCCCGGCATGGGGACCAAGCTCGCCGCAGAGTTCATCGCCGCGACCGGCGGCGACATGGACGCCTTCGCCAGCTCCGACCGCCTGGCCGGCTTCGCCGGCCTGGCCCCCAGGCCCCGCGACTCCGGCCGCGTCAGCGGCAACATGCGCAGACCCCGGCGCTATCACCGCGGGCTGCTGAGAACTATGTACCTGTCCGCGATGGTCAGCCTTCGATGCTGCCCCGCCTCCAAGGCGTACTACGACCGGAAGCGGAACGAGGGCAAGGGGCACAAGCAGGCGCTGCTGGCCCTCGCGCGCCGACGCCTCAACGTTCTGTGGGCGATGATCCGTGACGGAGAGTGCTTTCACGCTTCACCTCCCGTCACGGGAGCAGCTTGA
- a CDS encoding beta-ketoacyl-[acyl-carrier-protein] synthase family protein, with protein sequence MDREVLLTGFGVRTAFGTGADAVREGVFDGRPAFAPITRFDTGPYRTGLAATGGPAAPLREVLAEVAGAAVAMAGLPTGAEAAVLVGTAGDFTGLTRFWRAAHAPGAPGAAGSSESSGSPGSSGSPGAVDSGGAAETVPAWQAETLADTLGLRGPRLAFTSACVASATAITHACRLIASGWADTAICAGAYLVEEENLAKFDSGFALSRDGMVRPFCADRSGLLLGDGAGAVVLESAESARRRGARALGALTGWGAAGDAHHVARPHPEGAGLAMAAGRALRRAGGPRIDYVNAHGTATRYNDPAETRGLRTLFGAAAARTPVSSTKSTTGHLLEASGVVELVITLLALRDGVLPPTAGFTEPDPHCDLDYVPNRPHKAELRRALTVNAAFGGANTALVLERA encoded by the coding sequence ATGGACCGTGAGGTGCTGCTGACCGGGTTCGGGGTGCGCACGGCCTTCGGCACCGGGGCGGACGCCGTGCGGGAGGGCGTGTTCGACGGGCGGCCCGCCTTCGCACCGATCACCCGCTTCGACACCGGCCCGTACCGAACGGGCCTGGCCGCCACCGGCGGCCCGGCCGCTCCGCTGCGGGAGGTGCTGGCCGAGGTCGCCGGGGCGGCGGTCGCCATGGCGGGGCTGCCGACGGGTGCCGAGGCCGCCGTCCTGGTGGGGACCGCGGGTGACTTCACCGGTCTGACCCGCTTCTGGCGCGCCGCGCACGCACCCGGCGCACCTGGCGCTGCCGGCTCTTCTGAGTCTTCCGGCTCTCCCGGGTCTTCCGGCTCTCCCGGCGCGGTGGACTCCGGCGGCGCCGCGGAGACCGTGCCCGCGTGGCAGGCCGAGACCCTCGCGGACACCCTCGGCCTGCGCGGCCCCCGGCTGGCGTTCACCAGCGCGTGCGTCGCCTCTGCCACCGCGATCACGCACGCCTGCCGGCTCATCGCCTCCGGCTGGGCCGACACCGCGATCTGCGCCGGGGCGTATCTGGTGGAGGAGGAGAACCTGGCCAAGTTCGACTCGGGATTCGCCCTTTCCCGGGACGGGATGGTGCGTCCGTTCTGCGCCGACCGCAGCGGTCTGCTACTCGGGGACGGAGCCGGCGCCGTCGTGCTCGAATCCGCCGAGAGCGCCCGGCGCCGGGGAGCGCGTGCGCTCGGCGCGCTGACCGGCTGGGGCGCCGCGGGCGACGCCCACCACGTCGCCCGGCCCCATCCGGAAGGCGCCGGGCTGGCCATGGCCGCCGGCCGGGCCCTGCGGCGTGCGGGCGGCCCGCGGATCGACTATGTGAACGCGCATGGCACCGCCACCCGGTACAACGACCCCGCCGAGACCCGGGGCTTGCGCACGCTCTTCGGCGCGGCGGCCGCCCGGACGCCGGTGAGCTCGACGAAGAGCACCACCGGACATCTGCTGGAGGCGTCCGGAGTCGTGGAACTCGTGATCACCCTGCTCGCGCTGCGGGACGGGGTGCTGCCGCCCACCGCCGGGTTCACCGAACCGGATCCGCACTGCGACCTCGACTATGTGCCCAACCGCCCCCACAAGGCCGAGCTCCGGCGTGCCCTCACCGTCAACGCCGCGTTCGGCGGCGCCAACACCGCGCTGGTACTGGAGCGAGCATGA
- a CDS encoding class I adenylate-forming enzyme family protein produces MSARMRELLDTLFDAHPDELPYLVHGDHPVSRGEVRAAVDMEAAVFAGHGIGEGHTVMLQSPPSCTQIEVLLALWRLGAQVMLVDHRLKPSEVDALRSLCHPQFLVAAGTAGRSPLKFEPRYEVVTSRYPDGRPATTGHRLVQFSSGSTGLPKVIGRTAASLSAEIERFTRIEGMPVLGERVLLLSSTAHSFGLIAGVLHSLAAGVSAVFAPRVSAKDILGAAARHDVHVIFGTPFHYELLSTARDLPALPALRAAVSGGEIMPPQTAARFAERFGTGVGESYGTTETGVIAMEVSGASRPSVGPAAPGVLLRIHEGELDVRLPDGSPYLHASGGDRFADGWLRTHDRAELDPSGAVRLLGRGDSLVVIGGLKVDLTEVEAVLRRHPGVSGAVVVHAGATEAYVSAAADGPSAGELLRWCRDRLADYKVPRVVHVLADLPRTSNGKLVRRREALLARAPDR; encoded by the coding sequence ATGAGCGCACGGATGCGGGAGCTCCTCGACACGCTGTTCGACGCCCATCCCGACGAGCTGCCCTACCTCGTCCACGGCGACCATCCGGTGAGCCGTGGCGAGGTCCGGGCCGCCGTGGACATGGAGGCGGCGGTCTTCGCCGGGCACGGCATCGGCGAGGGGCATACGGTGATGCTCCAGAGCCCGCCGAGCTGCACCCAGATAGAGGTGCTGCTCGCGCTGTGGCGGCTGGGCGCCCAGGTGATGCTGGTCGACCACCGGCTCAAACCGTCCGAAGTGGACGCCCTGCGCTCGCTGTGCCACCCGCAGTTCCTGGTCGCCGCGGGTACGGCGGGCCGCTCACCGCTCAAGTTCGAGCCCAGGTACGAGGTGGTCACCTCCCGGTACCCGGACGGCCGACCGGCGACGACCGGGCACCGGCTGGTGCAGTTCAGCTCGGGTTCCACCGGGCTGCCCAAGGTGATCGGGCGGACCGCGGCCTCCCTGTCGGCCGAGATCGAGCGGTTCACCCGGATCGAGGGGATGCCGGTCCTGGGCGAGCGGGTGCTGCTGCTGAGCTCGACCGCGCACAGTTTCGGCCTGATCGCCGGGGTGCTGCACTCCCTCGCCGCGGGCGTCTCGGCGGTCTTCGCGCCACGGGTGTCGGCCAAGGACATCCTCGGCGCCGCCGCGCGCCACGACGTCCACGTGATCTTCGGTACCCCGTTCCACTACGAACTCCTGAGCACCGCCCGGGACCTGCCCGCCCTGCCCGCGCTGCGCGCGGCGGTCTCCGGTGGGGAGATCATGCCGCCGCAGACCGCCGCGCGGTTTGCCGAACGGTTCGGCACCGGGGTCGGCGAGTCGTACGGGACCACCGAGACGGGCGTCATCGCGATGGAGGTGAGCGGCGCCTCGAGGCCCTCGGTCGGCCCGGCGGCGCCCGGTGTGCTCTTGAGGATCCACGAGGGCGAACTGGACGTCCGGCTGCCGGACGGCTCACCGTATCTGCACGCTTCCGGCGGCGACCGGTTCGCCGACGGCTGGCTGCGCACCCATGACCGGGCCGAGCTCGATCCCTCCGGCGCCGTACGGCTGCTGGGCCGTGGCGACTCCCTGGTGGTCATCGGCGGCCTCAAGGTCGACCTGACCGAGGTGGAGGCCGTACTGCGCCGCCACCCCGGGGTCAGCGGGGCCGTGGTCGTGCACGCCGGTGCCACCGAAGCCTATGTCTCGGCCGCGGCGGACGGCCCCTCGGCGGGGGAGTTGCTGCGCTGGTGCCGGGACCGGCTGGCCGACTACAAGGTGCCCCGCGTCGTGCACGTCCTGGCGGATCTGCCCCGCACCTCCAACGGCAAGCTGGTCAGGCGCCGCGAAGCCCTGCTCGCCCGCGCTCCCGACCGCTGA
- a CDS encoding 2-amino-3,7-dideoxy-D-threo-hept-6-ulosonate synthase yields MTDIGKSFRMRRLSVAGDGRYLFVPLDHSVSDGPVVSQARWNGLLRALVDGGADAVVVHKGRARAIAPDILRHCALVVHLSAGTVHAADTDAKVLVGDVEEAVRLGADAVSVHVNLGSDTEHRQLKDLGTVAASCDLWNMPLLAMIYPRGPRIADPHDPALLAHAVNIAADLGADLVKTSVALPMERMAEVVNSCPLPILAAGGPPDGSDLVSHGTSLMLAGCRGLAVGRRIFSSPSPSSLVARLAAVVHAAEAGTTPHPSTIATGAA; encoded by the coding sequence ATGACCGATATTGGTAAATCATTCCGGATGCGGAGGCTCTCGGTCGCGGGGGACGGAAGATATCTTTTCGTCCCGCTCGACCACAGTGTGTCCGATGGGCCGGTGGTGTCCCAGGCCCGCTGGAACGGGCTGCTCCGGGCACTGGTGGACGGCGGCGCGGACGCGGTCGTCGTCCACAAGGGCCGGGCGCGGGCGATCGCGCCGGACATCCTGCGCCACTGCGCCCTGGTGGTTCACTTGAGCGCGGGCACCGTGCACGCGGCCGACACCGACGCCAAGGTGCTCGTCGGCGACGTGGAAGAGGCCGTACGGCTGGGCGCGGACGCGGTGAGCGTGCATGTGAACCTCGGCTCGGACACCGAGCACCGGCAACTGAAGGACCTCGGGACCGTCGCGGCCTCGTGCGACCTCTGGAACATGCCGCTGCTCGCGATGATCTACCCGAGGGGGCCGCGGATCGCCGATCCGCACGACCCGGCGCTGCTCGCCCATGCCGTCAACATCGCCGCGGATCTCGGCGCCGACCTCGTGAAGACCTCGGTCGCCCTGCCGATGGAGCGGATGGCCGAGGTGGTGAACAGCTGTCCGCTGCCGATCCTCGCCGCCGGTGGCCCGCCCGACGGCTCGGACCTGGTCAGCCATGGGACGTCATTGATGCTCGCGGGCTGCCGGGGCCTCGCGGTGGGCCGCCGGATCTTCTCCTCGCCCTCACCCTCCTCGCTGGTGGCACGGCTCGCCGCCGTGGTGCACGCCGCCGAAGCCGGAACGACCCCCCACCCCTCGACGATCGCGACAGGAGCCGCATGA
- a CDS encoding GNAT family N-acetyltransferase, translating to MTNTTHVTASPTGNPASHPAPTSPNRVRWAAVGWDDPAAAELRALMDTEIKPRYAAFGPRPHLPPPPTAGEMAVTWVAFTGSGEPVATASLRALPGDRWEIKRVFVRAGHRGRGLAAAALAAVEASAAERGVAELMLQTGVRQPEAAALYAREGWYRIPPYPPYSRDPYSVCFAKWLPATGRAERGGHA from the coding sequence GTGACCAACACGACGCACGTGACCGCATCCCCCACCGGGAATCCCGCCTCCCACCCGGCGCCCACTTCGCCCAACCGGGTCCGATGGGCGGCCGTGGGCTGGGACGACCCCGCCGCCGCCGAGCTGCGGGCACTGATGGACACGGAGATCAAGCCCCGCTACGCGGCCTTCGGGCCGCGTCCGCATCTGCCGCCTCCGCCCACCGCCGGCGAGATGGCCGTCACCTGGGTCGCCTTCACCGGCTCCGGCGAACCCGTCGCCACCGCCTCACTGCGCGCGCTGCCCGGCGACCGGTGGGAGATCAAGCGCGTCTTCGTCCGGGCCGGACACCGTGGCCGGGGGCTGGCCGCGGCGGCCCTGGCCGCCGTCGAGGCGTCCGCGGCCGAACGGGGCGTCGCGGAGCTGATGTTGCAGACGGGTGTCCGGCAGCCGGAGGCCGCCGCCCTCTACGCACGCGAGGGCTGGTACCGCATCCCTCCCTATCCGCCCTACTCCCGCGACCCGTACAGCGTCTGCTTCGCCAAGTGGCTGCCCGCCACCGGCCGTGCGGAGCGGGGCGGCCATGCCTGA
- a CDS encoding NAD-dependent epimerase/dehydratase family protein codes for MTARVLVAGATGVIGRALVPLLSARGHHVTALVREVSGAAGPGLDGVVVADALDPEAVRAAVVSARPEVVVHQLTALRGPTAEGLERTARLRTEGTAHLIAAAEAAGARRMVAQSIAFATAPRGGPVLTEDAPLHVDAPDPGWALTARAISELERRVLGAANLSGIVLRHGTLYGPGTLYHRDGAIRGAVARGRLPLPESATGVTSFLHVEDAARAAVRAVEADADGVFNVADDDPAEAAVWLPEYARLLGGLPPRTVPAPLAERLLGWLTAHQLTAMRGASNDRIRQALDWKPSIPSWRTGLAAD; via the coding sequence ATGACGGCACGGGTCCTCGTCGCCGGGGCCACCGGTGTGATCGGCCGGGCGCTGGTCCCGCTGCTCAGCGCCCGCGGCCACCATGTGACCGCGCTGGTACGTGAGGTGTCCGGGGCGGCCGGGCCGGGCCTGGACGGCGTCGTGGTGGCCGACGCACTGGACCCCGAGGCGGTGCGCGCGGCGGTGGTCTCGGCCCGGCCCGAGGTGGTGGTGCATCAGCTGACCGCGCTGCGCGGGCCCACCGCGGAGGGCCTGGAGCGCACCGCCCGGCTGCGCACCGAAGGCACCGCGCATCTGATCGCCGCCGCCGAGGCGGCGGGAGCACGACGGATGGTGGCCCAGAGCATCGCGTTCGCCACGGCCCCCCGCGGCGGGCCGGTGCTCACCGAGGACGCGCCGCTCCATGTCGACGCACCGGATCCGGGCTGGGCGCTCACCGCCCGCGCGATCAGCGAACTGGAGCGCCGGGTACTGGGCGCCGCGAACCTCTCCGGCATCGTGCTGCGCCACGGGACCCTGTACGGGCCGGGCACGCTCTACCACCGGGACGGCGCGATCCGCGGCGCGGTGGCGCGCGGCAGGCTGCCACTGCCCGAGTCCGCCACCGGCGTCACCTCGTTCCTCCATGTCGAGGACGCCGCACGGGCCGCGGTCCGTGCCGTCGAGGCGGATGCCGACGGTGTGTTCAACGTGGCCGACGACGACCCGGCGGAGGCCGCGGTCTGGCTGCCCGAGTACGCCCGGCTGCTCGGAGGGCTCCCGCCCCGTACGGTGCCGGCGCCACTGGCCGAGCGGCTGCTGGGCTGGCTCACCGCCCACCAGCTGACCGCCATGCGCGGCGCGTCCAACGACCGCATACGCCAGGCGCTCGACTGGAAGCCCTCGATACCCAGCTGGCGGACCGGACTGGCCGCCGACTGA
- a CDS encoding 3-dehydroquinate synthase II family protein, whose amino-acid sequence MKFAWIDLRTVPQARLESVVDAAIHTRMQGVLCDDESVLKALPPTVTAVTTAAVTEEKQLYNLDADAAWVDVHDEPSLRLACAAAVALPHTVVRFADPTKIPLEIVLAAADRSAGKLITVCADLDEAATVLDVLERGSDGVLLAPSDAGEVFALARLLEAGTSPLELTTLTVDGIEHHGLGDRVCVDTCTHFAEDEGILVGSYSTGFILCCSETHPLPYMPTRPFRVNAGALHSYVLGPENRTNYLSELGSGSTTLAVNSEGRTRPVTVGRAKLESRPLLTITARAADDTVVSLTVQDDWHVRVLGPGGKVHNVTELRRGDELLGYLATDQRHVGFPIGEFCKEH is encoded by the coding sequence ATGAAGTTCGCATGGATCGACCTCCGCACCGTTCCGCAGGCCCGGCTCGAGTCCGTCGTGGACGCCGCCATCCACACCCGGATGCAGGGCGTGCTCTGCGATGACGAATCCGTCCTCAAGGCGCTGCCCCCCACCGTCACCGCCGTCACCACCGCGGCGGTGACCGAGGAGAAGCAGCTGTACAACCTCGACGCCGACGCGGCCTGGGTCGATGTGCACGACGAACCGTCGCTGCGGCTGGCGTGCGCGGCGGCGGTCGCGCTGCCCCACACCGTGGTCCGCTTCGCCGACCCGACCAAGATCCCCCTGGAGATCGTGCTCGCCGCCGCGGACCGCTCCGCCGGAAAGCTGATCACCGTCTGCGCGGACCTGGACGAGGCCGCCACCGTGCTGGACGTGCTCGAACGCGGCTCGGACGGAGTCCTGTTGGCGCCCTCCGACGCCGGTGAGGTGTTCGCGCTGGCCCGGCTGCTGGAGGCCGGAACCTCCCCGCTGGAGCTGACCACGCTGACCGTCGACGGCATCGAGCACCACGGGCTCGGCGACCGGGTGTGCGTGGACACCTGCACCCACTTCGCCGAGGACGAGGGCATCCTGGTCGGCTCGTACTCGACCGGCTTCATCCTGTGCTGCAGCGAGACCCATCCGCTGCCGTACATGCCGACCCGCCCGTTCCGGGTCAACGCCGGCGCCCTGCACTCCTATGTGCTCGGCCCGGAGAACCGGACCAACTACCTGAGCGAGCTGGGCTCGGGCAGCACGACCCTGGCCGTCAACTCCGAGGGCCGGACCCGGCCGGTCACGGTCGGCCGGGCCAAGCTGGAGTCCCGTCCGCTGCTGACCATCACCGCGCGGGCCGCCGACGACACCGTGGTGAGCCTGACCGTCCAGGACGACTGGCATGTGCGGGTGCTCGGGCCCGGCGGCAAGGTCCACAACGTCACCGAGCTGCGCCGCGGCGACGAGCTGCTCGGCTACCTGGCCACGGACCAGCGTCATGTGGGCTTCCCCATCGGCGAGTTCTGCAAGGAACACTGA
- a CDS encoding class I adenylate-forming enzyme family protein, whose translation MITKQERARISEDAALGAGNVIHRLKAYGRSFDEQVLWTDATWQAPDGGHPEVLTLGELHEAVEIYASWYHAQGVGPRDPVAIQTWSSTEFAINFLALTSLGAIPSFVNGNLRPEIAREYVRRQGAVGAITDQAHHAVLARDRAELGLGFCVTAADIRAEHREALPTGYPYAHHATDPIIISHSSGTTGMPKAVPHTHETLLYAQLHRLKLSVGSAMGRLLVALPGSHNAAISVMLFGFLLRSPVRMLSSQRGVDVLDAMESFRPTTVFAFAGTYGEMAAQDLSVRDLSSVEAWYNTGDAAHETHIRALIEQGSHDTVGRDLKRRRVSGSVFTDGLGSSETGYSLFHNGHRPGKSSFSRCVGKPMSFAEAAVLSEDGTPLPPGEVGRLGVRSPTLTPGYWNDSLTFHRLRLGGYWLTGDLSYRDEEGNFYHLDRVPDAIRTAAGIVFSTRTEELLLRELPGLEDCTVVAVAPEGVSADWDGDGTADAYALLQVRADAADVGDADRDDARWTADVNRVLAAEGFPQLTGALRMDASEVVKGATGKVLKREMRERFRARVADGELDGKVR comes from the coding sequence ATGATCACCAAGCAGGAACGCGCGCGGATCAGCGAGGACGCCGCCCTGGGGGCCGGGAACGTGATCCACCGGCTGAAGGCGTACGGCAGATCGTTCGACGAGCAGGTCCTGTGGACCGACGCCACCTGGCAGGCCCCGGACGGCGGCCACCCCGAGGTACTGACCCTGGGCGAGCTGCACGAGGCCGTGGAGATCTACGCGAGCTGGTACCACGCTCAGGGTGTCGGGCCCCGTGACCCGGTGGCAATCCAGACCTGGTCCAGCACCGAGTTCGCCATCAACTTCCTCGCCCTCACCTCCCTCGGCGCGATCCCCTCCTTCGTCAACGGCAACCTCCGCCCGGAGATCGCCCGCGAGTACGTACGGCGCCAGGGCGCGGTCGGCGCCATCACCGACCAGGCCCACCACGCGGTCCTGGCCCGCGACCGGGCCGAACTGGGCCTCGGCTTCTGCGTCACGGCGGCCGACATCCGCGCTGAGCACCGCGAAGCCCTCCCCACGGGCTACCCGTACGCCCACCACGCCACCGACCCGATCATCATCTCCCACTCCTCGGGCACCACCGGTATGCCCAAGGCCGTACCGCACACCCACGAAACCCTGCTGTACGCGCAGTTGCACCGGCTGAAGCTGTCCGTCGGCTCCGCGATGGGCAGGCTGCTGGTCGCGCTGCCCGGCTCGCACAACGCAGCCATCTCGGTCATGTTGTTCGGCTTCCTGCTGCGCTCGCCCGTCCGCATGCTGTCCAGCCAGCGAGGGGTCGACGTCCTGGACGCCATGGAGTCGTTCCGCCCCACCACGGTGTTCGCGTTCGCCGGAACCTACGGGGAGATGGCCGCCCAGGATCTCTCCGTGCGCGATCTGTCCAGCGTGGAGGCGTGGTACAACACCGGGGACGCGGCGCACGAGACCCATATCAGGGCGCTGATCGAGCAGGGCAGCCATGACACGGTCGGCCGGGACCTGAAGCGCCGCCGGGTCTCCGGATCCGTCTTCACCGACGGACTCGGCTCCTCCGAGACCGGCTACTCGCTCTTCCACAACGGACACCGGCCCGGCAAGTCGTCGTTCTCCCGCTGCGTCGGCAAACCGATGAGTTTCGCCGAGGCGGCGGTGCTCTCCGAGGACGGCACACCGCTGCCGCCCGGCGAGGTCGGCCGCCTCGGTGTGCGCTCACCCACGCTCACCCCCGGATACTGGAACGACTCGCTGACCTTCCACCGGCTGCGGCTCGGTGGCTACTGGCTCACCGGTGATCTGTCCTACCGGGACGAGGAGGGAAACTTCTACCACCTGGACCGCGTGCCGGACGCGATCCGCACCGCCGCGGGCATCGTGTTCAGCACCCGCACCGAGGAGTTGCTGCTGCGCGAGCTGCCCGGGCTCGAGGACTGCACGGTGGTGGCGGTCGCGCCCGAGGGCGTGAGCGCGGACTGGGACGGCGACGGGACCGCCGACGCCTACGCCCTGCTGCAGGTGCGCGCGGACGCGGCGGACGTGGGGGACGCGGACAGGGACGACGCCCGGTGGACGGCCGACGTCAACCGGGTGCTGGCCGCCGAAGGCTTCCCGCAGCTGACCGGTGCGCTCCGGATGGACGCGAGCGAGGTGGTGAAGGGAGCCACCGGCAAGGTGCTCAAGCGGGAGATGCGCGAGCGGTTCCGGGCCCGGGTGGCCGACGGCGAACTGGACGGGAAGGTGCGATGA
- a CDS encoding phosphopantetheine-binding protein: MTAESEARPRITTDAVRELLSDPKIFADLPPGLDDDAELALDSLGLVWFLHQLELRYGLEIEPADAFLAEFTSIRRITDYLAGVHGP; this comes from the coding sequence ATGACCGCGGAATCCGAAGCCCGGCCGAGGATCACCACCGACGCCGTCCGGGAACTGCTGTCCGACCCCAAGATCTTCGCCGATCTGCCACCCGGCCTGGACGACGACGCCGAACTCGCCCTGGACTCGTTGGGGCTGGTGTGGTTCCTGCACCAACTGGAGCTGCGCTACGGCCTGGAGATCGAGCCGGCCGACGCGTTCCTCGCCGAATTCACCTCGATCCGCCGGATCACCGACTACCTGGCGGGCGTTCATGGACCGTGA
- a CDS encoding phosphopantetheine-binding protein, translating to METQTALQKEIRDFVLSTISEEMNHPLAADEISDDSPMGTGGIDIDSLGLIELLLRLERRFDVKFPDSDIEQAGAMNLGDLINDVVERGATA from the coding sequence ATGGAGACGCAGACGGCCTTGCAGAAGGAGATCCGCGATTTCGTGCTCAGCACGATCAGCGAGGAGATGAACCATCCGCTCGCCGCGGACGAGATCAGCGATGACAGCCCCATGGGCACCGGTGGAATCGACATCGACTCACTGGGCCTGATCGAACTGCTCCTGCGCCTGGAGCGCCGGTTCGATGTGAAGTTCCCCGACAGCGACATCGAGCAGGCCGGCGCGATGAACCTGGGCGACCTGATCAACGATGTCGTGGAGCGGGGCGCCACGGCATGA